One Burkholderia gladioli genomic window, CGCGGGCGCGCTGGCCGGCGGCCTCGGCGCGGCGGCGGGCGGCCTGTCGACGGTGGCGGGCACGGCAGCCGGTGCGCTGTCGAACGGCGCGGGCGCCTTGGCCGGCGGTCTCGGCGCGGCGACCAGCGGCCTGAGCGCGGTGACCGGCACGGTGGCCGGTGCGCTGGGCACCGGCGCCACGGCGCTGAGCGGCACGGCCGGCGCACTGGCCAGCGGCCTCGGCACCGGCGCGACGGCGGTTTCGGGCGCGCTCGGCGCCGGCGCGAACGCGTTGTCGGGCGGCGTCCAGGCAGTCGCGGGCGGCTTGGGCACCACCACCACGGCGATCACCGGCCTGGTCGGCAGCGTCAATCCGGCCTCGGCCGTGACGGGCGTGCTGGGCGCGGCGACCTCGGGCCTCGGCAATGCGACCACGGCGCTCACCGGCGCCCTGGCTTCGGTGCCGACGGCAGCAGTCACCGGCGTGGTCAACGCGGCCTCGTCGGGCGTGAGCTCGGCGGTCGGCGGCCTCGGCACGGTGGCGGGCACGGTCGCCAGCACCGCGCCGGCGGCGGTGACGGGCGTGGTCAACGCGGTCACCGGCGTGGTCGCGAGCAACCCGATCGCCCCGATCACGGCATTGGTGGGCAACCTGCAGACGGCGCTGCCGGTCTCGACGGTGACGGGCGCGGTCTCGACGGTCGCGAACACGGTAACGGGCACGCTGTCGAGCGCGGCGCACACGGGCCTGGCCGCCACCACGGCGCTCGGCACGGTCGGCGCGACGCTCGCCTCGACCACCGGCGCCACGCTCGGCAACGTGGCGAGCACCGGCGCGGCGACGCTCGGCACGGTCGCCAACACCGGTGTGAGCACGGTGGCGGCGGTCGGCAACGTGGCGACGCAGACCATCGGCGCGGTCGGCGCAGCCTTGCCGGGCATCGCGATCACGCCGTCGTCGGGCGGCGCGTCGGGCTCGGGCACGGGTACCGGCACGGGCGGCGCGGCGGGCGTTGGTACGCTGCTCTCGCCGGTGACCTCGCTGGTCACGACGCTGGCCGGCGTGGTGCCGCACAAGTAAGCGGGCGGCCTGCCGCCAGGGCGGGCCGGCGCGTCGAGGCAGGCGCGCATGGCTCGACCGTCGCGGCGGATATCGGCAACAAGGACGGCACGACTCCGGTCGTGCCGTTTTTTTGCGCGCCCGCGTGCCATCGCTGCTGCCTGTCATCAGGGGAACTCGCTGCCGGCGCAGCTTACGAACCGGCGTAAGCACAACGTTTGTGCGGCACCGCGCCGCGCGCGAACGTCCTATAGTGACGCACGCCCGCGCGAGCGCGGCCCGTGGCGCACCCGAGCCCGGGCGCCGCGCCGCCCGCATGCGCTCCCCGCGCCGACCCTGGAGACGAACGGGAGCGAGACTCCCGGAGGACCTGCCGAATGAAGAAGCTGATCAACGATGTCGAACACGTGGTGCCCGACCTGCTGAACGGGCTGGTCGCGCTCAACCCGCATCTCGCCCTGCTCGCCGGCCGCACCATCGTGGTCCGCGCCGACGCGGCCGAGGCTGCCTCGCGCGGCGAGGTCGCGCTGATATCGGGCGGCGGCGCTGGTCACGAGCCGGCCCATGCCGGCTACGTGGGCGCCGGCATGCTGAGTGCGGCGGTGGCGGGCGAGGTGTTCACCTCGCCCTCGGTCGACGCGGTGCTCGACGCGATCCGCGCGGTGGCCGGGCCGGCCGGGGTGCTGCTGATCGTCAAGAACTACACGGGCGACCGGCTCAATTTCGGGCTCGCGGCGGAGATCGCGCGTGCCGAGGGGATCGACGTCGAGACCGTGATCGTCGCCGACGACGTGGCGCTGGCCGCGCGCGGCGAACATGCGGGGCGGCGCGGCCTGGCCGGCACGGTGCTGGTGCACCGTATCGCCGGCGCGGCCGCGGCGGCCGGGCTGCCGCTGGCCGAGGTGGCGCGGCAGGCGCGCGAGGCCGCCGCCGCGCTCGGCACGATGGGCGTGGCGCTGTCGCCCTGCACGGTGCCGGCCGCCGGCACGCCCGGTTTCACGCTCGGCGAGCGCGAGATCGAATGGGGGCTCGGCATCCATGGCGAGGCCGGCGTGGAGCGCGCCGAACTCGAATCGGCCGAGGCGGTGGCCGCGCGGCTGATCGCGCGCATCGCCGAGGACCTGGCCCTCGAGCGCGGCGCGCGCGTGGCGCTGCTGGTCAACAATCTCGGCGGTACCCCGCCGGGCGAGCTCGATATCGTCGCCGACGCGGCGCTGCGGGCGCTGGCCGCGCGCGGCGCGGTGGTGGAGCGCGCCTGGGCCGGCACTTTCCTGAGCGCGCTCGAGATGGCCGGCATCTCGCTGAGCTTGCTGCGTGTCGACGAGGCGCGTCTTGCCGCGCTCGACTCGCCGACCGAGGCGCCGGCCTGGCCGGCGCGGGCCGGCCGCGTGGCGCCGCAGGAGAGCAGGCCGGTGCCGGCCGCGCCGGAGGCGGCGCGGCGCACGCAGGGTGAGGGCGCGCGGCTCGCGCGCGACGCGGTGCTGCGGCGCGTGATCGAGGCGGTCTGCCTGAAGCTGCGCGAATCCGAGGCGCTGCTCACCGAGATGGACCAGCGGGTCGGCGACGGCGATCTCGGCATCAGCCTGTCGCGTGCGGCGCAGGCGATCGAGGCCGAGGCCGGCGGCTGGCCCGACGCGGCGCGCCCGGGCGCGGTGCTGCGCGCCATGTCGGCGACGCTGCGGCGCGTGGTGGGTGGCACCTCGGGCCCGCTTTACGCGGCGATGCTGATGCGCGCGGCGGCCAGCCTCGACGCGGCCGCCCGGCCCGATGCCTCGGCCTGGGCCGATGCCTTCGTGGCGGCGGTCGAGGGCGTCAGCGAGATCGGCGGCGCGCGGCCCGGCGATCGCACCATGGTCGACGCGCTCGACCCGGCCGCGCGCGCGATGCGCGCCGCGCTCGACGCGAACGGCGGCAACCTGCGGCAGGCGCTCGACGCGGCCGCCGCGGCCGCGATCGAGGGCGCGGCCGGCACCGCCACCCTGCTGCCCCGGCGCGGCCGCTCCAGCTATCTCGGCGAACGCGCGCTCGGCCATCCCGATCCCGGCGCGCATGCGGTCGGCCTGTGGCTCGCGGCGATCCGCGACGCGCTGCGCGACTGAGTTCGAACCCGATCCCGGCCCGCCCGTGCATGGTCAGGCCGGCCCTGGCGAGATCGCGCCCGGGCCGGCCCGCCGGCAGCCGCGCGACCGGGCCGCGCAGGGCGCGTCGGGCGCGCATGCGATAATCCGCGGCTGTCTGCTGCCCTTCGCGCCGCGCGCGCCTGTCCGCCGTGAATCCCTTCCTTGTTCCGCTGTCCCGCGTCGACGAGTTCGACGAAATCATCGACGTGCGCACGCCGCTCGAGTACGCGGAGGACCATATTCCCGGCGCGCTGAACGCCCCCGTGCTGAGCAACGACGAGCGCGTGATCATCGGCACCATGTACAAGCAGGTCTCGCCCTACGAGGCGACGCGGGTCGGCGCGGCCTGGGTGGCGCGCAACATCGCCGCGCACCTGGAAACCACCTTCGCCGACCGGCCGATCAACTGGCGCCCGCTGATCTACTGCTGGCGCGGCGGCAAGCGCTCGGGCTCGATGACGTCCTGGTTCAACCTGATCGGCTGGCGCGCGCGGCAGCTCGACGGCGGCTACAAGGCCTATCGCCGCTGGGTGGTGGATGAGCTCGACGAACTGCCGGCGCGGCTGCGCTACATCGTGCTGACGGGGCGCACCGGCAGCGGCAAGACGCATCTG contains:
- the dhaL gene encoding dihydroxyacetone kinase subunit DhaL — encoded protein: MKKLINDVEHVVPDLLNGLVALNPHLALLAGRTIVVRADAAEAASRGEVALISGGGAGHEPAHAGYVGAGMLSAAVAGEVFTSPSVDAVLDAIRAVAGPAGVLLIVKNYTGDRLNFGLAAEIARAEGIDVETVIVADDVALAARGEHAGRRGLAGTVLVHRIAGAAAAAGLPLAEVARQAREAAAALGTMGVALSPCTVPAAGTPGFTLGEREIEWGLGIHGEAGVERAELESAEAVAARLIARIAEDLALERGARVALLVNNLGGTPPGELDIVADAALRALAARGAVVERAWAGTFLSALEMAGISLSLLRVDEARLAALDSPTEAPAWPARAGRVAPQESRPVPAAPEAARRTQGEGARLARDAVLRRVIEAVCLKLRESEALLTEMDQRVGDGDLGISLSRAAQAIEAEAGGWPDAARPGAVLRAMSATLRRVVGGTSGPLYAAMLMRAAASLDAAARPDASAWADAFVAAVEGVSEIGGARPGDRTMVDALDPAARAMRAALDANGGNLRQALDAAAAAAIEGAAGTATLLPRRGRSSYLGERALGHPDPGAHAVGLWLAAIRDALRD